AACGGGAAGGCCGCCGTCGAGTGAACACAACCCCACAGCCAGACCCCAAGGACCGCCCCGCGCGGCTCACCGTCGGCGTCGTCGGCGCCGGTCGCGTGGGACCCGCACTGGCCGCGTCACTCCAGCTCGCCGGCCACCGCCCGGTCGCCGTCTCCGCGGTCTCCGACGTCTCCCGGCGCCGCGCCGCGCAGCTGCTGCCCGACGTGCCGGTGATGCCGCCCGCGGAGGTCCTCCAGCGGTCCGAGCTGGTCCTGCTGACCGTTCCGGACGACGCCCTGCCCGAACTGGTCACGGGCCTCGCCGACACCGGGTCCGTACGACCGGGACAGCTGCTCGTGCACACCTCCGGGCGGTACGGCGCGCGGGTGCTCGACCCGGCCCTGCGCGCGGGCGCCCTGCCGCTCGCCCTGCACCCCGCGATGACCTTCACGGGCACGCCCGTGGACGTCCAGCGGCTGGCCGGCTGCTCCTTCGGAGTCACCGCGCCCGAGGAACTGCGGCTGGCCGCCGAGGCCCTGGTCATCGAGATGGGCGGCGAGCCGGAGTGGATCGCCGAGGAGAACCGGCCGCTGTACCACGCGGCCCTCGCGCTCGGCGCCAACCACCTGGTCACCCTGGTCGCCCAGTCCCTGGAGCTGCTGCGCACGGCCGGGGTCGCGGCCCCCGACCGGATGCTCGGCCCGCTGCTCGGCGCGGCCTTGGACAACGCCCTGCGCTCCGGCGACGCGGCCCTCACCGGCCCGGTCGCGCGCGGTGACGCGGGCACGGTCGCCGCGCACGTCACCGAGCTGCGCCGGCACGCCCCGCAGGCCGTCGCCGGCTACCTGGCGATGGCCCGCGCGACCGCCGACCGGGCCCTGGCCCACGGACTGCTGAAGCCGGAGCTCGCCGAGGACCTCCTCGGGGTACTCGCCGACGGGACCGACGGCACCGAAGGGGACGCCCGATGACCACCACCCTGCTCAGCACCGCCGGTGAACTGCACGCACGCGCGCGTACGGGCCGCCGCGCCGTGGTGATGACCATGGGCGCGCTGCACGAGGGCCACGCCACGCTGATCCGCACCGCGCGCGCCCTCGCCGGACCCGACGGCGAGGTCGCCGTCACCGTCTTCGTCAACCCGCTCCAGTTCGGCGCGGGTGAGGACCTCGACCGCTACCCGCGCACCCTGGACGCCGACGTGAAGCTGGCCGGGGAGTCGGGCGCGGACGTCGTCTTCGCCCCGGCCGTCGACGAGGTCTACCCCGGCGGCGAGCCCCAGGTCCGCATCACCGCGGGCCCCATGGGCGAGCGGCTGGAGGGCGCCTCCCGCCCGGGCCACTTCGACGGCATGCTCACGGTCGTCGCGAAGCTGCTGCACCTCACCCGCCCCGACGTCGCCCTGTACGGCCAGAAGGACGCCCAGCAGCTCGCCCTGATCCGCCGCATGGTGCGGGACCTGAACTTCGGCGTGGAGGTCGTCGGCGTCCCCACCGTCCGCGAGGAGGACGGCCTGGCCCTGTCCAGCCGCAACCGCTACCTCTCGCCCGCGGAGCGGCGCACCGCCCTCGCGCTGTCCAGTGCCCTGTTCGCGGGCCAGGACCGGCACGCCGCGCAGGAGGCGCTGCGCGCCCGAGCCCGCGAAGTGCCCGCCACGCGCGCGCGTGCCGAGGCCCTCAGCGCCATAGGGGAGTCCCGCGCGGCAGCGGACGCGCACGCCGTCGCGACGGCCGTCCCGGGCGGCCCGTCCGCCGTCCGCGCGGCGGCCCGCCAGGTCCTCGACGAGGCCGCCCGCCTCGACCCGCCGCTCGTGCTGGACTACCTCGCCCTGGTCGACCCGTCCGACTTCACCGAGATCGGGGACGACTTCACCGGTGAGGCGGTCCTCGCCGTCGCCGCCCGGGTCGGGACGACCCGGCTGATCGACAACATCCCGCTCACCTTCGGAACCCTCGGAGCCGCCTCGTGACCACCACAGGCATACGACTGCACGCGCCCGCGCCCGGGTGGTCCATCTCCGCGGACGTGGTCGTCGTCGGCTCCGGCGTCGCCGGCCTCACCGCCGCCCTGCGCTGCGAGGCGGCCGGCCTCACCACTGTCGTCGTCACCAAGGCCCGCCTGGACGACGGCTCCACCCGCTGGGCCCAGGGCGGTATCGCCGCGGCCCTCGGCGAGGGCGACACGCCCGAACAGCACCTGGACGACACCCTGGTCGCGGGCGCGGGCCTGTGCGACGAGGAAGCGGTCCGCATCCTCGTCACCGAGGGCCCCGACGCCGTACGCCGCCTCATCGAGACCGGCGCCCAGTTCGACGAGTCCTCCGAGGGCAGCCTGGAACTCACCCGCGAGGGCGGCCACCACCGCCGCCGCATCGCCCACGCCGGCGGCGACGCCACCGGTGCGGAGATCTCCAGGGCCCTGGTCGAGGCGGTACGCGCGCGTGGCGTGCGCACGGTCGAGAACGCGCTCGTCCTGGACCTCCTCACGGACGCCGAGGGCCGCACGGCAGGCGTCACCCTGCACGTCATGGGTGAGGGCCAGCACGACGGCGTGGGCGCGGTCCACGCCCCGGCGGTGGTCCTGGCGACCGGCGGCATGGGCCAGGTCTTCTCGGCGACGACCAACCCCTCCGTCTCCACGGGCGACGGCGTGGCCCTGGCGCTGCGGGCGGGCGCCGAGGTGAGCGACCTGGAGTTCGTCCAGTTCCACCCGACGGTCCTCTTCCTGGGCTCCGACGCGGAGGGCCAGCAGCCCCTGGTCTCCGAGGCGGTCCGCGGCGAGGGCGCCCACCTGGTCGACGCCGACGGCGTGCGCTTCATGCAGGGGCAGCACGAACTGGCCGAACTCGCCCCGCGCGACATCGTCGCCAAGGGCATCACGCGCCGCATGCAGGAGCAGGACGCCGAGCACATGTTCCTCGACGCCCGGCACTTCGGCGCCGACATGTGGGAACACCGCTTCCCGACGATCCTCGCCGCCTGCCGCGCCCACGGCATCGACCCGGTCACCGAGCCCATTCCCGTCGCCCCGGCCGCCCACTACGCCTCCGGCGGCGTCCGCACCGACTCCCGGGGCCGTACGACCGTCCCCGGCCTGTACGCGTGCGGAGAGGTCGCCTGCACCGGCGTGCACGGTGCCAACCGCCTGGCCTCCAACTCCCTCCTCGAAGGCCTGGTCTACGCCGAACGCATCGCGGCCGACATCGCGGCGAACGGCCTCGACGCGCGCGTGCCGCAGCCACTCCCGCACCCGGAGATCCCCGAGCACCCCCTGCAGACGCCGGAGGCCCGCTTCACGATCCAGCGGATCATGACCACCGGGGCCGGTGTCCTGCGCTCGGCGGAGTCCCTCGCCAAGGCCGCCGACCAGCTCCAGCAGCTGCACACCGACGCCCGCGACGCCCTCGCCGAGAACGGCAAGACCGCCGAGGCCGGCGTCGACACCTGGGAGGCCACCAACCTGCTGTGCGTGGCCCGCGTCCTGGTCACCGCGGCCCGGATGCGCGAGGAGACCCGGGGCTGCCACTGGCGCGAGGACCGCCCCGAGCGCGACGACACCACGTGGCGCCGCCACATCGTCGTACGCCTGAACCCCGACCGCACGCTGGCCGTGCACACCACCGACACCACACACTTCCCTACGACCCTCCCGCCCCAGGCCCCCCAGGAGCAGTGACCGACGTGAGCACCCCCGACCTTCCTCTCGCCTCGTCCGGAGGCTGCGGCGACGGCTGCGCCTGCGGCGCCGATGGCGAGGCGTACCTGGAGTGCGGCCTGGACCCCGCACTCGCCCAGCTCCTGGCCGACGCCGGTCTCGACCCCGTCGAGGTCGAGGACATCGCCAACGTGGCCCTGCAGGAGGACCTGGCCCACGGCGTGGACGTGACGACGGTGGCGACGATCCCCGAGGACGCGGTGGCCACGGCCGACTTCACCGCGCGCGAGTCAGGCGTCGTGGCGGGCCTCCGGATCGCCGAAGCCGTCATCTCGGTCGTCTGCGAGGAGGAACTGGCGATCGAACGCCACGCGGAGGACGGCGACCGGGTCGAGGCGGGCCAGAAACTCCTCTCGGTCACCACCCGCACCCGCGACCTCCTCACGGCCGAACGCAGCGCGCTGAACATCCTGTGCCGCCTGTCGGGCATCGCGACGGCCACGCGCGCGTGGGCGGACGTCCTGGACGGCACGAAGGCCAAGGTCCGCGACACTCGCAAGACGACGCCCGGCCTGCGCTCCCTCGAGAAGTACGCGGTGCGCTGCGGCGGCGGCGTCAACCACCGCATGTCCCTCTCGGACGCGGCCCTGGTCAAGGACAACCACGTGGTCGCCGCGG
This region of Streptomyces caelestis genomic DNA includes:
- a CDS encoding Rossmann-like and DUF2520 domain-containing protein; the encoded protein is MNTTPQPDPKDRPARLTVGVVGAGRVGPALAASLQLAGHRPVAVSAVSDVSRRRAAQLLPDVPVMPPAEVLQRSELVLLTVPDDALPELVTGLADTGSVRPGQLLVHTSGRYGARVLDPALRAGALPLALHPAMTFTGTPVDVQRLAGCSFGVTAPEELRLAAEALVIEMGGEPEWIAEENRPLYHAALALGANHLVTLVAQSLELLRTAGVAAPDRMLGPLLGAALDNALRSGDAALTGPVARGDAGTVAAHVTELRRHAPQAVAGYLAMARATADRALAHGLLKPELAEDLLGVLADGTDGTEGDAR
- the nadC gene encoding carboxylating nicotinate-nucleotide diphosphorylase, whose product is MSTPDLPLASSGGCGDGCACGADGEAYLECGLDPALAQLLADAGLDPVEVEDIANVALQEDLAHGVDVTTVATIPEDAVATADFTARESGVVAGLRIAEAVISVVCEEELAIERHAEDGDRVEAGQKLLSVTTRTRDLLTAERSALNILCRLSGIATATRAWADVLDGTKAKVRDTRKTTPGLRSLEKYAVRCGGGVNHRMSLSDAALVKDNHVVAAGGVSQAFTAVRERFPDVPIEVEVDTLAQLREVLDAGADLILLDNFTPGECEEAVAVVQGRAALEASGRLTLDNAKAYADTGVDYLAVGALTHSSPILDIGLDLRPAE
- the panC gene encoding pantoate--beta-alanine ligase, which gives rise to MTTTLLSTAGELHARARTGRRAVVMTMGALHEGHATLIRTARALAGPDGEVAVTVFVNPLQFGAGEDLDRYPRTLDADVKLAGESGADVVFAPAVDEVYPGGEPQVRITAGPMGERLEGASRPGHFDGMLTVVAKLLHLTRPDVALYGQKDAQQLALIRRMVRDLNFGVEVVGVPTVREEDGLALSSRNRYLSPAERRTALALSSALFAGQDRHAAQEALRARAREVPATRARAEALSAIGESRAAADAHAVATAVPGGPSAVRAAARQVLDEAARLDPPLVLDYLALVDPSDFTEIGDDFTGEAVLAVAARVGTTRLIDNIPLTFGTLGAAS
- a CDS encoding L-aspartate oxidase codes for the protein MTTTGIRLHAPAPGWSISADVVVVGSGVAGLTAALRCEAAGLTTVVVTKARLDDGSTRWAQGGIAAALGEGDTPEQHLDDTLVAGAGLCDEEAVRILVTEGPDAVRRLIETGAQFDESSEGSLELTREGGHHRRRIAHAGGDATGAEISRALVEAVRARGVRTVENALVLDLLTDAEGRTAGVTLHVMGEGQHDGVGAVHAPAVVLATGGMGQVFSATTNPSVSTGDGVALALRAGAEVSDLEFVQFHPTVLFLGSDAEGQQPLVSEAVRGEGAHLVDADGVRFMQGQHELAELAPRDIVAKGITRRMQEQDAEHMFLDARHFGADMWEHRFPTILAACRAHGIDPVTEPIPVAPAAHYASGGVRTDSRGRTTVPGLYACGEVACTGVHGANRLASNSLLEGLVYAERIAADIAANGLDARVPQPLPHPEIPEHPLQTPEARFTIQRIMTTGAGVLRSAESLAKAADQLQQLHTDARDALAENGKTAEAGVDTWEATNLLCVARVLVTAARMREETRGCHWREDRPERDDTTWRRHIVVRLNPDRTLAVHTTDTTHFPTTLPPQAPQEQ